The window GGAAAGCAACGTGACCATGACCGCCACACCGACGTATCTCCATAAATTCCTTCTGGACGTAGCACTGTGGTTTTCTGCTGCTCTGCTCGCCTACGCCTTTCGCAAACCTTCCCTGATTGACCTGGGCATTCCTCTGGAAGTGTGGGCGTACGCAGGGATGAGCGCGGCCGTACTCGGTCTGCTGTCGCTGCGTTATCACCTACCTCACCAGTCATGGCGTCGCGTCGGCATGCGGGACCTCACGCTGCTCGCCCGGGCGGCGGCGCTCAACACGCTACTCATGTTCGCGCTGGGGTTCATTCTGCAGTCGTGGCTGCAGTTGCCCCGCAGCGTGCCGCTGCTGGCCGGCATCGTGGGGTTCCTGCTGCTCGGCGGCGTGCGCATGTTCGCGCGGCTGCTCAGCGAAGGCGCCCGCCGCCGGGAGGTCCCGGTCTCCAGCCGCGTTCTGATCGTCGGGGCCGGAGATGCAGGCACCCTGATCGCCCGTGAGATGCAGCGCCACCCGGAAGCGGGTCTCGACCCGGTCGGGTTCCTGGACGACGACACCAGCAAGCAACGACAGCGGCTGCTGGGCCTGCCTGTGTTCGGCACCGTCGACCAGCTGAGTCGGGTCGTTCAGGATGAAGACATCCAGGAGGTCATCATTGCCGTGCCATCGGCCAGTGGCGACTTCGTGCGGCGCGTGGTGGACCTCGCCGGGGGCGCGGGTGTGCGGTACCGCATCATCCCAGGGGTCTTCGAGATCCTGTCGGGCAACGTCAGCATCAACAACCTGCGGGACGTGAACCTGGAGGACCTGCTGCGCCGGCCGCCAGTACGGCTGAACACCGAGGAGATCATCGGGTACCTGAGGGGCCGGGTGGTGCTGGTGACGGGCGCGGGCGGCAGCATCGGCTCGGAAATCGTGCGGCAGATCGCCGCGTTCCAGCCGGCCACGATCCTGCTGTTCGGCCGGGGGGAGAACAGCATCTTCACCATCCAGCAGGAACTGCTGCGGGAATGGCCGGAGGTCAAGCATGTCGGCCTGATCGGCGACGTGCGGGACGCCGGGCGGCTGCGGGCCATCTTCGAGGAGTACCGCCCGGAGGTGGTGTTCCACGCTGCCGCGCACAAGCACGTGCCCCTGATGGAAGAGGCGCCCTCCGAGGCGATCATCAACAACGTGATCGGCACCCGCAACCTCGTGGAGATGAGCCTGCGCTACGGCGTACTCCGCCTCGTGAACGTGTCCACGGACAAGGCCGTGAACCCCACCAGCGTGATGGGCGCGTCCAAGCGCGCCGCCGAGATGACCGTGTCGGCCGGCGCGGCCCGGGCCCGCGAGACGCAGGCGTTCGTGTCGGTGCGCTTCGGGAACGTGCTGGGTAGCCGCGGCAGTGTCGTCCCGACCTTCATGCGCCAGATTCGCGCCGGGGGTCCGATCACGGTCACGCCCCCGGAGATGGTCCGGTACTTCATGACGATTCCCGAGGCGGCCCGCCTGGTGCTGCAGGCCGGGGGACTGGCGGAGAACGGGAAGGTGTACGTCCTGAACATGGGCGAACCGGTGAAGATTGCCGATCTGGCCCGGGACGTGATCCGGCTGTCCGGCGCGCAGGGCGTGGACATCGTGTACAGCGGCGTCCGGCCCGGCGAGAAGCTCTACGAGGAACTGCTGACGAGCAGCGAGGGGGCGGATGCCACCACGCACAGTGAGATCTTCAGCGCCCGTCTGGAGCGGGTGGACCCTCAGGTTCTGGAGGCGCACCTGGACGTGTTGCAGCGCCACGCTGTGCAGGGAGACGCCGCGGCCATCCGCATGGACCTGGCGCGCATGATCCCCGAGAACAAATTTGGCCAGATCCGCTGAGCTGGCGACGGGTGGGGTGTCGGGGGGGATGACATTCCTCCGTGAAGGGCTGACACAAGACCCTTAGACTACGTTCATGAAAGTGAAGATGCTGGTGACGTCTCTTGGCCTGCTGCTCGGCACCTCTGCGTTGGCTCAATCTGCGCCGTTCGGGGTGGTGCTGGACCTCGGGAGCCGCACCGACCGCTCCTTCAACCAGGCGGCCCTCGCCGGCGTGCAACGCGCCCAGAAGGAATTGGGCGTGAAGGTGGATGTCTACGACACGAGAGTCGACGCGGACCGTCAGAAGGGCCTGAACCTGTACGCCGGGCAGAAAAAGCAGCTGGTGATCGGCCTGGGATTCAACTTCCTCGACCCGGTGAAGTCCACGGCCTTCCAGTACCCGGGCACGAAGTTCGCGGTGGTGGACGCCCTGCCCAGCGGAGCGAACACCGCCGGCCTGACCTTCCGGGAGCAGGAGGGCAGCTTCATGGTCGGGTACATTGCTGGCCTCCAGAGCAGCACCGGCGTGGTGGGTTTCGTGGGCGGTATGGATTCGCCCGTGATCCACAAGTTCGACGCGGGCTTCACGGCCGGCGTGAAGTTCGCCTGCCCGAACTGCACGGTGCTCAGCCGTTACCTCGGCAAGACGCCGAGCGCCTTCAACGATATTCCGGGGGCCACGGCGGTCGCCGGGGGGCTCAAGGCAAAAGGGGCGGACGTCATCTACGCCGCCGCTGGCGCGAGCGGCCGCGGCGTGATCAGCTTCGTGACCCGAGCGCAATGCATTCGCGCCTCGGAACTGCCCGCCGGCGTGAAGTTCCGCCAGAACGCCTTTGCCGGGATTCCCAAGTCTGCCCCCTACAAGGCGCAGTGCACTGGCGACACCCGGCCCCTGTTCTTCATCGGGGTGGACAGCAACCAGAACTACCTGGGCGACACCGACAACAACCCCAAGACCCTGAACCACGGTCTGACCAGCATGGTCAAGCGCATCGACACCGCGCTGTTCACCCTGATTCAGCGGGAAGTGAAGAAAGAGAAGTGGCGGTCCGGGGAGAGCAGCTTCGGGCTGGAGAACGGCGGCGTGGACTACGCCCTCGACGAATACAACGAGGCCCTGGTGCCGCAAACGCTGCTGGACAAGCTCACCAAGGTTCGCGAAATGGTGATCACCAAACTGATCAAGATCCCCACCCAGTAAGTCCACCCTGGGCCGGCCTGAACCTTACGGGTTCAGGCCGGCCTGTTCAGGTCACCGGATCGGCCTGCCCGGGTGCCGGAACCACGGCAGGCCCGGCTGGGGCGTCCAGGGCGGGGAACTCCACGCAGAACGTTGTGCCGTCCGGTCCGGTCCGCGCGACCCGCAGGCGCGCGCTGAACTGCCCGGCGATCCACTCGGCGATCGCCAGGCCCAGGCCCGCCCCCAGGTCCCGCTGGCGGGCCGGATCCGCGCGGTAAAACCGCTTGAAGATGTGCGGCAGCGCCTCAGCCGGAATCCCAGGGCCGCGGTCCTGCACGCACAGCTGCCAGCCGCCCGGCACGGCGTCCAGCCGCACCGTGACCGCCGACGCGGGCGGACTGTACTTCAGGGCGTTGTCCAGCAGGATCAGCAGCAGCTGCCGCAAGCGGTCGGTTTCCGCGCGGACCGGCGCAGCCCGGTCGCCGCCCTGAAGGTCGATGGTGTGCTCGAATGCGAGTTTGCGCGCGTCCCGGATAGCCTCGCGGGTCACGGCCGCCAGGTCCACCGGCTGCAGGTACAGGTTGTCCCCGGCGTCACTGCGGGCGAGCAGCAGCAGGTCCTCCACCAGGCGGCTCATGCGCCGCACCTCGCGGTCCATGTCCGCCAGCATCTCCTGCTGCTCCTCGGCGCTCAGGTGCGGGTGGCGGCGCATCAGTTCCACGTTCGCGCGCATGATCGTCAGCGGCGCCCGCAACTCGTGCGAGGCGTCCCCGACGAATTGCTGCTGCGACGCCCACGCGGACTCCAGGCTGCCCAGCATGTCGTTGAAGGTCACCGCCAGCTGACCCAGCTCGTCCCGGCCGCCGGGCGGCGCCACGCGGCGGCTCAGGTCCCGGTGGTGACTGATGCTGCGGGCCGTGCCGATGAGGGCCTGCAGGGGCCGCAGGGCGGCGCCCGCCAGTGCCCAGCCGATGATCAGGATGACTGCCACGGAAAGCACCGTGAGCTTCACCAGGTCCCGCGTCTGCCGGCGGGCGGTGGCGTCCGTGCGGCCCAGGGGCGTGAGGGCCTCCACGAACGCGACGGTCTTGCCGGCCTTGCGGACCTCGATCACGTACCGGCGCCAGCGCTGGTCCGGGAGCCTGAGCGTGCCGAACGCCCCGGCCCCGCGGTCCACGGCCGGCGTGCCCGGCAGGCGCAGCGGCAGCACGTCCAGGTAGGCCGGCGGTGCCGGCGCGTGCAGCGGGTCCTCCGGCCGGGTTTCCGGCAGGCCCGGGTCGGTCACGGACCGGTACATCAGCCCGCCTTTCGCGTCATAGGTGCGCAGGACCAGCACGATGCCCTCGTTCAGCGGCTCGGTGGTGTCCGTCTCCAGCCAGTACGACCGGCCGTACGACAGGATGCCCTGCTCGACCAGCCGCGCCGACCCCTGCAGAACGCGGTCCACCGTCAGGTAGTTCTCCCGCACGGAGATGGTCAGGCTGCTCAGCGCGATGCCGATCAGCACCAGCGTGAACAGCGCCCCGTACCACAGGCTCAGCCGCAGGCGCAGCGTCACCCGCGCGCCCCTGCCGGACCGGGCCTAGCCGTGGCGTAGGACGTACCCGACCCCCCGGATGGTGTGAATCAGGCGCGTCTCCCCGCCCGACTCCAGCTTCTGCCGCAACTGCTTCACGTACGTTTCCACCACGTTCGGGTCGCCGAGGTACCCGATGCCCCACGCCCGGTCGAGCAGGACGGACTTGGACTGCACCCGTTCCGGGGCGTCCATGAACGCCTGCAGCAGCCTGAACTCCTGCGCGGTCAGCACGATCTCCCGCTCGCCCCGCCGGACCGCGTGCCCGGCCGGGTCCAGCGTCAGGTCCGCGAAGCGCAGCAGGGCCGGCACCTCCGTCTCACGGCGCCGCAGCTGAATGCGCACCCGGGCCAACAGCACGTCGAAACTGAACGGCTTGGTCACGTAGTCGTCCGCACCGCCCTCCAGACCTGCGACCTGGTCCTCCGGGTGGTCGCGGGCGGTGAGCAGGATCACCGGCACCGCGTCCCCGGCCTG is drawn from Deinococcus ficus and contains these coding sequences:
- a CDS encoding BMP family lipoprotein; protein product: MKVKMLVTSLGLLLGTSALAQSAPFGVVLDLGSRTDRSFNQAALAGVQRAQKELGVKVDVYDTRVDADRQKGLNLYAGQKKQLVIGLGFNFLDPVKSTAFQYPGTKFAVVDALPSGANTAGLTFREQEGSFMVGYIAGLQSSTGVVGFVGGMDSPVIHKFDAGFTAGVKFACPNCTVLSRYLGKTPSAFNDIPGATAVAGGLKAKGADVIYAAAGASGRGVISFVTRAQCIRASELPAGVKFRQNAFAGIPKSAPYKAQCTGDTRPLFFIGVDSNQNYLGDTDNNPKTLNHGLTSMVKRIDTALFTLIQREVKKEKWRSGESSFGLENGGVDYALDEYNEALVPQTLLDKLTKVREMVITKLIKIPTQ
- a CDS encoding polysaccharide biosynthesis protein; translation: MTATPTYLHKFLLDVALWFSAALLAYAFRKPSLIDLGIPLEVWAYAGMSAAVLGLLSLRYHLPHQSWRRVGMRDLTLLARAAALNTLLMFALGFILQSWLQLPRSVPLLAGIVGFLLLGGVRMFARLLSEGARRREVPVSSRVLIVGAGDAGTLIAREMQRHPEAGLDPVGFLDDDTSKQRQRLLGLPVFGTVDQLSRVVQDEDIQEVIIAVPSASGDFVRRVVDLAGGAGVRYRIIPGVFEILSGNVSINNLRDVNLEDLLRRPPVRLNTEEIIGYLRGRVVLVTGAGGSIGSEIVRQIAAFQPATILLFGRGENSIFTIQQELLREWPEVKHVGLIGDVRDAGRLRAIFEEYRPEVVFHAAAHKHVPLMEEAPSEAIINNVIGTRNLVEMSLRYGVLRLVNVSTDKAVNPTSVMGASKRAAEMTVSAGAARARETQAFVSVRFGNVLGSRGSVVPTFMRQIRAGGPITVTPPEMVRYFMTIPEAARLVLQAGGLAENGKVYVLNMGEPVKIADLARDVIRLSGAQGVDIVYSGVRPGEKLYEELLTSSEGADATTHSEIFSARLERVDPQVLEAHLDVLQRHAVQGDAAAIRMDLARMIPENKFGQIR
- a CDS encoding sensor histidine kinase — its product is MTLRLRLSLWYGALFTLVLIGIALSSLTISVRENYLTVDRVLQGSARLVEQGILSYGRSYWLETDTTEPLNEGIVLVLRTYDAKGGLMYRSVTDPGLPETRPEDPLHAPAPPAYLDVLPLRLPGTPAVDRGAGAFGTLRLPDQRWRRYVIEVRKAGKTVAFVEALTPLGRTDATARRQTRDLVKLTVLSVAVILIIGWALAGAALRPLQALIGTARSISHHRDLSRRVAPPGGRDELGQLAVTFNDMLGSLESAWASQQQFVGDASHELRAPLTIMRANVELMRRHPHLSAEEQQEMLADMDREVRRMSRLVEDLLLLARSDAGDNLYLQPVDLAAVTREAIRDARKLAFEHTIDLQGGDRAAPVRAETDRLRQLLLILLDNALKYSPPASAVTVRLDAVPGGWQLCVQDRGPGIPAEALPHIFKRFYRADPARQRDLGAGLGLAIAEWIAGQFSARLRVARTGPDGTTFCVEFPALDAPAGPAVVPAPGQADPVT
- a CDS encoding response regulator transcription factor, translating into MSTRILVIDDDPGIRRVLERGLQYEGYLVETAGDGEAGVRALRDRTPDLVILDVMLPGVDGIEVLRRVRQAGDAVPVILLTARDHPEDQVAGLEGGADDYVTKPFSFDVLLARVRIQLRRRETEVPALLRFADLTLDPAGHAVRRGEREIVLTAQEFRLLQAFMDAPERVQSKSVLLDRAWGIGYLGDPNVVETYVKQLRQKLESGGETRLIHTIRGVGYVLRHG